The region TTGTCGTGGTTCATAAAAAAAATATGATTTTGAATTATTATTTTGAAGAAAAGTAATTTCATATTTTTTTGGATGGGACTTTAATAATGTTGTTACAGGTTCATTGTTCTCAATAGTAAAATCTGATTGTGAATAGTTGAGAAAATCTAAAGTAACTTTGGAATTTAAACAGTCTAAAAAATATTTTTGTGTAGCAGTATCAAGAATTATTTTCTCCCCAGACTTTTTTAAATCTAAGTATTTAAGGTTTGACTTTGGAGCCATTTCTTCATAGGCTTCTATTTTTCCATTTTTTTTAAAAGTATAATATGTTTTTTCATCATAGGCAGTGAAGCCTTGATTGGTAGTCAAAATGACACATATTTCATCTTTATTTAGTATTATTCCTGGCAAATCTAATTCTTTGCCAATTGGATCTTGTAATTTCAATTGTGGAAGGTTTTGACCGGTGACAATATTAGATAAATTGCAAATTATAATTAATAAAAGTTTTTTCATATTTATTCTGATGCAAAAGGAATTTTTCGTTTTTTTATAATAACAAGTTGCCAAATATACAATTATAAGATAGGGAGAATAAATAGTATAGACTGTATAAGCTTTAAGAGGCCAGCCAATTCCTAATATGTTAATTTCTAGTTGCTTTACTCTGTCTAGGTTTTCAAGACCAACATTTTCAAATCTTTCAACATCATTCATAGCATTGAAATTATAGCCGTAATGAGAAAGAAGAATTTTATTTGAGAAGGTTGACCACCATCCAATAGTCAAGGTCAAAAAAGCAGTGATTATAATTCCAGAAATTAAATATATAATGAATTTATTATTTAAATTTAACTTAAACAGTCTGTTAATAATTAATATAGGAGAAACAACCAAAGATAGTAGTAGTATGAATGTTATTATTTTAGCTGCAATCTCCATCTTTATAAAACGGTTTTCAGGTTTGAAATTCTATTATTTCAAATGTGCTTGATATATTCCAAGACGCAATTTGTTACTCTATAGTTTTAATGAAAAACTTCTATTTTCGGCTGGAATAGCTGTAGAATTAGCTATTATTTAGCTAATATAACTATTAATTTCCTGCTAAAATTTAATATTATGGCTTTTTCAAACTATCTTTCGTTACCGCCAAACTATCTTTTACAGTAGGGTTTACCAAAGTATGGTCAATCACTACCGGACTAGGTTTGATTCTTTTTTTGATAACCACGGCATCAGTCAGGACAAAAGGAGTTGGCATCATCCAAGAGGCTCTTTGGCTAATATTAAATAATGGATTGCGCATTAAATCAAAAGAACTTTCCAGTAACTGCATGTCAAAAACGGCGGTTTTAGCGATGCTGAATTCCATATCCAGCGGCTCGTTATGCACTACATAATAGCTTAGGATTTTCTTGCCGTTTCTTTTTAATTGCAATCCTTGTTGTTCTAAATGCTTTACACCATTGGCTGTAAAGTTATTTATGCTCATCTTTTCATTGGCAAAAATATCATAACGATTCACTTTTCGATTCGGAGAAATCCTAATTTTTAAATAGCGTTGATTTCCGGCGATACTATCTTTTAGAAAGTGAATTGTAGGTTGAGGAATATCTTTTTTAGGCGCTTCGGCAGCGAATGTAAATTCGGAGTTGTATTTGCTAAAAAGAGGAGTTTCATTGTGAATTATTGGTGATTTAGGATTTTCTCCTAAATATTGTTTTGTCCAGGAGTCCAGATTTTTGTCATAAGTAACCCAGTTTGCGGCTTTTGATTCGGCATCATAAACATACAATAGGCTGTTTGATTTGGCTTTTCCTTTTTCATAACCGGATTCGTAATGCGCTTTCGCAAAAAAGCCAATAGAAGCCAATAAAAAAGCAAAAGACCACCATCCTTTTTTGATAAAACTACCAAAAGTGGGTAGTAACAAACCAAAGGTTAAAACGGTAAGCATAGCACTTCCAAACAATACTTTTAAGCCTAAGCCTATAGGGAACATTTGAATAAATGGAGCAATGATGATTAGCGCCGGAATACTTAATAAAAGGTTAAGCGTTTTGTTTGTTTTTTGGGTGACGATAAAAACAGTGAAAGCCAATAGGCCAAAATAGACGGGAATTATTAAAAAGCCAGCTCCTTGCAGACTAATTGCGAGATAGGCATTAATAAGCAGCCAAATAAATAGTGGCGCTATATAATGATTCATCTTGATTTTCTTAGCAGAAAAACGTTGGTAAAACGCAAAACTGATAGCCATTGCTAAAAAGACAAAAGCGGCTATATAGGCGTGACCATTATAGGTAAATCCGTTGAGTAGATCATTGTATTGCGGATAAAGAATTAAGAGCAGTTTCCATCCTAAAAAGGTGATTAAGCCAGCGCTGATTAATGAGCCTAAGAAAGGAATGAATCCTCGCATGATTTCTTCAAAGGACAAGATGCGTTTAGCGATTCCGATGAAGATGAGCATTAGGAACAGTAATGTTGCAATAATCACCATAGGAACAACCCAGCTAAAGGGATAGTTTATAAAAGTATAAGGTCCTGTAAAATAAATGTAATCTTCGCTGGCTTGAGTGGCATTCAAATCAGCATTTGAAAAATAGCTTAGCAAAGGCATTAAATAGCTGCCTTGGTGTGCTAATGTGTTTTTGGCTAAATGGTTGCTGTCATCCTGTGCTGTATGGTAATTGTAGTGACCGTCTATAAAAGCGAAATTGTAGCCTTGAATATCTCCTTTTTCTCTAAAAACGGTCAAATCAGTGTCGTTAGGGAGCATTTTGTAAATGCTGTACATTAGAGAATTAGAAACAGGATAAGTAGTTTTAGCAGCAGCAAATTCCTTTACCAGAGCGGCGTTTCCTTTATTGGTCTCCATTAACATGTAGCTTGGTCCTGAGGAACCTCGGGCTTCAAAATTAAGTGCGAGTCCAATTTCTTTGGCCCAATGGTGTTGGGTTACAAAAAGAGCGGCACCATTTAGACCTAATTCCTCTGCATCAGTAAACAGAATAATGATGTCGTTTTTATGTTGTTTCTTGTCGTATAAAAAAGAGCGCACACCTTCTAGTATTGTGGCTACTCCAGATCCTGCGTCACTGGCGCCATAGGAATAGGAGTGAGGAGCACTGTCATAATGCGAAAGTAAAAGTAATACCTTGGAATTGTTGGTTCCTTTTATTTTTGCCATTATATTTTTGGACTTGACTAAATTGCCCCAATCAGTCAAAGTGTAGCCTTCTTGAATAGAAGTTTGCAAGCCTAATTTGCTTAGTTCTTTTTGCAAATAAAGAGCTACTTGATCATGATTCTCCGAACCTACATAATGAGGTTGTTTTGCGATAGCTTCTACCTGGGCAAAAGCTCTTTTGGTAGAAAACTCAGCGAGAGGACCTTCATCATCCGAAGTCCATTGCGGCATCATGCTAAAGTAAATGAATCCTAGGGTTAGCAGAAAAAATAAAATTGCAAAAATAGAGGAGTAATCTTTTTTCATTTTTTGGTTAATAGAATTGGGGTTGTGGTATTAAAGGTCTTTTTTAACTAGCATATAGTAGTCATTGTCCAAAAGCATGTAGCCTTGGTCATAGAGGAAATGGTAGGTATTTCCTGTTTTAGTTTGTAAAATGTTAGTAAAAAATTCAAAATCAAATCCCTTACTCAAGAGTTTTGCTCTTGTGGTTTTGGATTTTCCTTCTGGATTTAGTTCAGATAGAATGCGGTAATTCTTGCGCAATTTGTTGTTGATGTTGCGCATAAAATTGTTGCTGTCTTTGTTTATTTTGTTGTTATAGGCATTACGGCAACCGTCACTACAAAATTTCTTGTCTTCGCGACCTATGATTTTTTCGCCACATTCTAAACAGCTTTTCATCATTTTAGTTTTTTAATTTGATACAAGTCGTTTCTACGGTCTTTTAGAATTCTGACACTTCCATGCTCATGTAATTCTTTTAGTAAATTCAAATCGACATCAACAATAAGCGTCATTTCAGTATTAGGTGTTGTTTCTCCTTTGATTCCGTTGCTTGGAAAAGCAAAATCAGAGGGTGTAAAAACGGCCGTTTGTGCATATTGAATGTCCATGTTGTTTACTTTAGGCAAGTTTCCTACACATCCGGCTACGGCAACATAGCATTCGTTTTCTATAGCTCTGGCTTGGGCACAATGTTTTACTCTCGTGTATCCATTTTGGGTGTCTGTTAAAAAAGGGACAAATAAGATATTCATTCCTTCGTCTGACATTAATCTTGAAAGTTCTGGAAATTCTACATCATAGCAGATCATGATTCCTATTTTTCCACAGTCGGTATCAAAGGTTTTGATTTCGTTTCCGCCACTCATTCCCCAGTGGAACACTTCGTTTGGTGTGATATGAATTTTGGTATACATCTCATAGGTTCCATCTCTTTTACAAAGAAAACCAACATTGTATAAGGTGCCATCAATAATGTGAGGCATACTCCCGGTGATGATATTGATGTTGTAGGATATGGCTAATTCCTGGAATCTCTTGCGTATAGGTTCAGAATAACGGGCTAATTCTCTAATGGCATCTGCTTCTGAGAGGTGGTTGTAATCGGCCATTAAGGGAGCAATAAATAGCTCCGGAAAAAGAGCAAAATCGCTTCCGTAACCGGAAACGGCATCAATAAAAAATTCCGACTGTTCGAATAAAGCTTCTAAATCTTTTAAGGGACGCATTTGCCATTGGATTAATCCCAAGCGGATGACGCTTTTTTCCAGATTTATTATCCGTGGACTTTCGTCATAATAGATGTTGTTCCATTCGAGTAGAACGGCAAACTCTTTGGATAGTTTGTCACCTTCTAGATAGTTTTTCATGATTCGCATGACATGGAAGTCATTGCTTAGTTGAAAGGAAAGAACGGAGTCGTGCAGTTCTTTTCGTTTTACTTTCTCTATGTATTCTTTTGGGGTTAGGGCGTCAGCGTATTTTCCGTAGTTTGGAATTCTTCCGGCAAAAACAATTGATTTTAAATTTAGCTGTTCGCAAATTTCTTTTCGGGCATCATACATTCTTCTTCCTAAACGCAATCCACGGTATTTTGGAGCAATGAAAACATCAATTCCATATAAGACATCTCCTTTTGGATCATGGGTAGAGAAAGAGTAATTGCCGGTTATTTTGGCATAATCGTGTTTTTTATCAACTAGGTCTTCGTTTACGATTAAGGATAAGGCAGAGCCTACCACAATGTCATCTACTAATATTACCAACTGTCCTTCAGGAAATAATTGTAGTAGTTTCTCTATATGTGATTCTTTCCAATAGGAACCTACCATCTCTGGATAGGATTCGATCATAGAGTTCTTGAGTTCTTTATAGTCTTCTATTCTTAGATTTCTAAGTTCGACTTTGTTGATTTCCGTTTGCATAAGATCTTTTGATATTGGCTAAAGTAGTTAATTTCTTATTCAGTAGCAAACGTTTACAAATGTTTATAATCGAAAGTAATTGAATACTAACCGAATAAGATTTGGGTCTTATCGCATCTTTGCCTCGTCGAAATCAAAGTGAGATCGGCAAGAGTTTTAAACGAACAGCAACATTTAAATTTTACACGCCATGAATGCATTAAGAAACAAAGTACAGCTAATCGGACATGTAGGGAATGATCCGGAAATCAAAAATTTTGAAGGAGGAAAAAAATTGGCCAATTTTACACTCGCCACAAATGAGAGTTATAAAAATGACAAAGGCGAGAAAGTCGAAGAAACCCAGTGGCATCGATTAGTAGCTTGGGGGAAAACGGCTGAAATTATTGAAAAATACGTAACTAAGGGAAAAGAAATTGCCATTGAGGGCAAACTTGCCCACAGAAGTTATGATGATAAGAACGGAGAGAAACGTTATGTTACTGAAGTGGTTGTAAACGAAGTTCTTTTATTAGGAAAGTAGGTCAGTATTTATTACAATTAAGTCCCGATTCTCAGTTTTTTATGCTGAAAATCGGGACTAATTATTTTTGGGTAAGTCAAACCGAGGGCAGCGTTTGCATCTTTTGTCTTCTCCTTTTTTATATTTTTCGCAACACTCTTTCTTTAAGTCTTTGGCGGGCTTATCCTTTTCAAGGAGTTGTTTTTTATCCTTTTTTTTTGCCTTATTTTTATCCTTTTTGCCCAATTTGTAAAGAATTAAATCAAGAGGTAGAAATTCTTTAAAGACTAACTTAGGTTAGTTTTATTTAGCGGTAGAATTCTTTTGTGTGAGTTCTTGCATGTCTCTGTCAAATAGGTATAGCCCGCCTTTGTCGTCACCAATTAAGTTGATTTTATCCAAAATAACTTTAGCTTGGGCTTCTTCTTCGATTTGTTCGGCAACATACCATTGTAGGAAGTTATGAGTAGCATAATCTTTTTCAGTGAGAGAAATATGTACTAAATCGTTAATGGATTCGGAAACGAAAACTTCATGTTGGTACACTTCTTTAAACATTTCTTTGAATGTGGCGTAATTTGTTTTCGGAGCCAGTAAATCAGTGACTTTGGCATGACCGCCGCGTTCATTTAAAAATTTAATTATTTTGAGCATGTGCATGCGCTCTTCGTCAGATTGTAGATACATGAATTGTGATACCCCTTCTAGTCCATGTGTTTCGGCCCAAGAAGCCATTGCAAGATAAATTTGACTAGATTCGGCTTCAATGCGAATTTGATTGTTTAATGCGGTTTCGATGTTTTTTGATAGCATGGTAAAATGTTTCTTGTAAAGTTACAAAAAAAGAGTTTGTTATCTAGGCGTGATTTAGAGAAAGTAAGCTTTGAATTTGTACAGATCGTTGTGTTAAGGCTGTTTTTTCTGGTTGTTGATTTTGGCAAATTAGTAAAAGAAAAAGGTCCCAAAAGAAATTTCTTTTGGGACCTTTTGAGCTATTAAGAAAACAGCTTATTTTATTGTGAAAGTAACTTTTCTAACTAGTTTTCTAGCAGCATCAGAATTTTTCTCAACTGAATTGTCTTCACCAGCAGAAACAACATTCAATCTTGAAGCAGCGATTTTAGCTTTAACTAAAACATCTTTTATGCTGTTAGCTCTTGCAGTAGCTAATTTGTTGTTGTAAGCAGTTTTTCCTAATTCGTCAGCATGACCAATAATGTCAACTGAAGCAGAAGGATTACTTCTTAAATAAGTCAAGATGAAATCAATACCATCAGTTGAAACAACTGTTGGAGTTGATTTGTTGAAATCAAAATAGGTAGCTACATAACCACTATTGATTAAGTTTTTAATCAATTCGTTGTTGTTTAAAACTGCTGAGTTACCAGTGTTTTTTGCGTAGTTTGCCAATAAATAGCTTTCCAATTCGTCTGGAACGTTGTTTTTGTTTAAATCAATAGCTCTTCCTTTAGAATCAACCATTACTCCAGAAACAGTGTTTTTTTCAAGATCTAAATAATCAGCAACACCATCTTGATCAGTATCGATCAACATAGTTTCAAGAGTGTCAACTCTGTCTTTTAATGCTAATACATCTTTGTCTACTAGAGTAACCCAGTCAGCATGTTTAGCGTTTTTACCTAAGTAAACAGTTAAACCAACAGTTCCGTTGAATAAAATCCCAGAAAAACCTCTAGAAGAAACAGTACTTGCAGCGTCAAAAGCAGCGTTTTGAGAAGCGTTAATGATAGTTGTAAAATCTCCTGTTAAAGCAATTCTGTTAGATAATTTAATTTGACCAGTTACTCCTGCCATAAAATTACCCATTCTGTCTTTTAATGCAGAGTTTTGATCTTCTAATTGAGCTAAACCAAAACCAGCGTGACCTAATAAACCAAGAGTGTTGGTCCAAGTTTCGAAATTCATGATTCTTCCTAAGTTAGCTACAGCTTGAATATCTGCTCTGTAGTATTTAGTGTCAAAATCAATAGAGTTGTTTTTTCCTTGGAAACTGTTGTAACCAAAGTCAGCTTTTAAACCGAATTTATTATTGAACATGTATCTAGCGCCAAGATCAATTACATAAGGACTTGGTGTAGATGTAGCATAACCTGCTGTCATTGGTCTTTGTGTTTTGTTAACACCACCGGCCAATTCAACAGACCATTTGTTGAAGTTGTTTTCGGTGTTTTTTTCAGCTACAGTTTGAGCATTTACAGTTGAAGCTGCAGATGCAAAAACTAATGCAAACATTAATTTTTTCATTATTGTAATTTTTTAAAATTTATGCAAAAATACGATATATTATTTGATAAGAAATTTCAATCAGTTAATTATGTAAGGATAGGTGCTTATTTTGTAAATAAGCATTTTTTTTAGTCTTTTATTGGGTTTTTAATTAATTTTTAATGCTATAAATTTTGATAATGAAATCAATTATGAGTTTTTTTGAATTCAAAATTAGCGATAATTCAATCTAAAGGCTTTATATGTTAAAAATAGGCCAAGAAAAAGTTCGTTGCTGGTGATTTGTTTACTGTTTAAATTGGCTTAAGACATCGGTTATTTTTTCAAAAGACCTGAAATTTTTATGCTCTACTTTGTGGTTTATTTTTTCATGTTCCCAAGTGGTATGAAAAGGAATGTGAACGGCATGGCCGCCAATTGACAAAACCGGTAAAACATCCGATTTTAATGAATTTCCAATCATGAAAAACTCTTCGGGTTGAATTTCCAATCGTTTGATCAAATCAGAATAATCAATTTCCTGTTTGTCTGACATCACCTCAATGTGGTGAAAATACTTTCCTAGTCCCGAGTTGTGCAGTTTTCTGCGTTGGTCTAATAAATCACCTTTGGTGGCAACGACCAGCTTGTATCTTCCGTGTAAGGCTTGCAGGGTTTCCTCGACACCTTCCAATAAA is a window of Flavobacterium acetivorans DNA encoding:
- a CDS encoding M28 family peptidase, whose translation is MKKDYSSIFAILFFLLTLGFIYFSMMPQWTSDDEGPLAEFSTKRAFAQVEAIAKQPHYVGSENHDQVALYLQKELSKLGLQTSIQEGYTLTDWGNLVKSKNIMAKIKGTNNSKVLLLLSHYDSAPHSYSYGASDAGSGVATILEGVRSFLYDKKQHKNDIIILFTDAEELGLNGAALFVTQHHWAKEIGLALNFEARGSSGPSYMLMETNKGNAALVKEFAAAKTTYPVSNSLMYSIYKMLPNDTDLTVFREKGDIQGYNFAFIDGHYNYHTAQDDSNHLAKNTLAHQGSYLMPLLSYFSNADLNATQASEDYIYFTGPYTFINYPFSWVVPMVIIATLLFLMLIFIGIAKRILSFEEIMRGFIPFLGSLISAGLITFLGWKLLLILYPQYNDLLNGFTYNGHAYIAAFVFLAMAISFAFYQRFSAKKIKMNHYIAPLFIWLLINAYLAISLQGAGFLIIPVYFGLLAFTVFIVTQKTNKTLNLLLSIPALIIIAPFIQMFPIGLGLKVLFGSAMLTVLTFGLLLPTFGSFIKKGWWSFAFLLASIGFFAKAHYESGYEKGKAKSNSLLYVYDAESKAANWVTYDKNLDSWTKQYLGENPKSPIIHNETPLFSKYNSEFTFAAEAPKKDIPQPTIHFLKDSIAGNQRYLKIRISPNRKVNRYDIFANEKMSINNFTANGVKHLEQQGLQLKRNGKKILSYYVVHNEPLDMEFSIAKTAVFDMQLLESSFDLMRNPLFNISQRASWMMPTPFVLTDAVVIKKRIKPSPVVIDHTLVNPTVKDSLAVTKDSLKKP
- a CDS encoding carbon-nitrogen hydrolase family protein, which codes for MQTEINKVELRNLRIEDYKELKNSMIESYPEMVGSYWKESHIEKLLQLFPEGQLVILVDDIVVGSALSLIVNEDLVDKKHDYAKITGNYSFSTHDPKGDVLYGIDVFIAPKYRGLRLGRRMYDARKEICEQLNLKSIVFAGRIPNYGKYADALTPKEYIEKVKRKELHDSVLSFQLSNDFHVMRIMKNYLEGDKLSKEFAVLLEWNNIYYDESPRIINLEKSVIRLGLIQWQMRPLKDLEALFEQSEFFIDAVSGYGSDFALFPELFIAPLMADYNHLSEADAIRELARYSEPIRKRFQELAISYNINIITGSMPHIIDGTLYNVGFLCKRDGTYEMYTKIHITPNEVFHWGMSGGNEIKTFDTDCGKIGIMICYDVEFPELSRLMSDEGMNILFVPFLTDTQNGYTRVKHCAQARAIENECYVAVAGCVGNLPKVNNMDIQYAQTAVFTPSDFAFPSNGIKGETTPNTEMTLIVDVDLNLLKELHEHGSVRILKDRRNDLYQIKKLK
- a CDS encoding single-stranded DNA-binding protein → MNALRNKVQLIGHVGNDPEIKNFEGGKKLANFTLATNESYKNDKGEKVEETQWHRLVAWGKTAEIIEKYVTKGKEIAIEGKLAHRSYDDKNGEKRYVTEVVVNEVLLLGK
- a CDS encoding ferritin codes for the protein MLSKNIETALNNQIRIEAESSQIYLAMASWAETHGLEGVSQFMYLQSDEERMHMLKIIKFLNERGGHAKVTDLLAPKTNYATFKEMFKEVYQHEVFVSESINDLVHISLTEKDYATHNFLQWYVAEQIEEEAQAKVILDKINLIGDDKGGLYLFDRDMQELTQKNSTAK
- a CDS encoding OmpA family protein, with the translated sequence MKKLMFALVFASAASTVNAQTVAEKNTENNFNKWSVELAGGVNKTQRPMTAGYATSTPSPYVIDLGARYMFNNKFGLKADFGYNSFQGKNNSIDFDTKYYRADIQAVANLGRIMNFETWTNTLGLLGHAGFGLAQLEDQNSALKDRMGNFMAGVTGQIKLSNRIALTGDFTTIINASQNAAFDAASTVSSRGFSGILFNGTVGLTVYLGKNAKHADWVTLVDKDVLALKDRVDTLETMLIDTDQDGVADYLDLEKNTVSGVMVDSKGRAIDLNKNNVPDELESYLLANYAKNTGNSAVLNNNELIKNLINSGYVATYFDFNKSTPTVVSTDGIDFILTYLRSNPSASVDIIGHADELGKTAYNNKLATARANSIKDVLVKAKIAASRLNVVSAGEDNSVEKNSDAARKLVRKVTFTIK
- a CDS encoding HAD family hydrolase; the protein is MKNIKVIAFDADDTLFVNETYFAETEEKFCSLMSDYLSHQGISKELFKIEIDNLKVYGYGIKGYILSMIEAAMKISNNTISIEAIERIIQYGKELTEKPIVLLEGVEETLQALHGRYKLVVATKGDLLDQRRKLHNSGLGKYFHHIEVMSDKQEIDYSDLIKRLEIQPEEFFMIGNSLKSDVLPVLSIGGHAVHIPFHTTWEHEKINHKVEHKNFRSFEKITDVLSQFKQ